Proteins co-encoded in one Marinobacter gudaonensis genomic window:
- a CDS encoding SDR family NAD(P)-dependent oxidoreductase: MWTLITGASSGIGRALALELGQQGHDLMLSGRDKGRLTAVAEAIREQSPGCQVEILPADLSDPASTRELAARIGEEVERLNAFIYCAGIGEPAPDFASLELIDFQEALAVNVSAPLLLCQQLLPLMRGGDTASRIVMIGAGMDKQAQPGTGSYGISKMALRRLVRQMAVEFDTMADGPVVSLFQPGLVDTPGIRRHIAKAENLDLPHARWLAGRLEAGECLTAEQAASALAFTLRQVPDSDFHGAVFNGRDLVDSLSFAAS; the protein is encoded by the coding sequence ATGTGGACACTGATTACCGGGGCGAGCTCCGGCATCGGCCGGGCCCTGGCCCTGGAGCTGGGGCAACAGGGCCACGACCTGATGCTGTCCGGCCGCGACAAGGGCCGCTTGACGGCGGTGGCAGAGGCAATTCGGGAGCAGTCGCCCGGATGTCAGGTTGAAATACTGCCTGCGGACCTGTCAGACCCGGCCAGCACCCGGGAATTGGCGGCCAGGATCGGCGAGGAGGTCGAGCGCCTCAATGCCTTTATTTACTGCGCCGGCATTGGCGAGCCGGCGCCGGATTTCGCCAGCCTGGAACTGATTGATTTCCAGGAAGCGCTGGCGGTGAACGTCTCGGCGCCCCTGTTGCTTTGCCAGCAGCTGTTGCCGTTGATGCGTGGCGGCGATACGGCGTCCCGCATCGTGATGATCGGCGCCGGAATGGATAAACAGGCCCAGCCCGGCACCGGTAGCTACGGCATCAGCAAGATGGCCCTGCGCCGGCTGGTGCGCCAGATGGCGGTGGAGTTCGACACTATGGCCGACGGACCGGTGGTCAGTCTGTTCCAGCCGGGGTTGGTGGATACCCCGGGCATCCGGAGACACATTGCCAAGGCGGAAAACCTCGATCTGCCCCATGCCCGGTGGCTGGCAGGCCGGCTTGAGGCCGGCGAATGCCTCACCGCGGAACAGGCGGCCAGCGCTCTGGCCTTCACTCTTCGGCAAGTCCCCGACAGCGATTTCCATGGGGCGGTATTTAACGGTCGGGATCTGGTGGATTCGCTGTCGTTCGCGGCCAGTTGA
- a CDS encoding DUF6482 family protein has translation MHMDTGELKSHKNDPISLLEIVSMEGRYYMARFYLNGQGYVLTDAYDKPVMFSGACAVREYFHDYQVEHTEVIPPTGTDEMIGMPESGSETMRVPL, from the coding sequence ATGCATATGGATACCGGAGAGCTGAAATCCCACAAAAACGATCCGATTTCCCTTCTGGAGATTGTTTCCATGGAGGGCCGCTATTACATGGCGCGGTTCTACCTGAACGGCCAGGGTTATGTACTCACCGACGCCTACGACAAGCCGGTGATGTTCTCCGGCGCCTGTGCGGTACGGGAGTATTTCCACGATTATCAGGTTGAACACACCGAGGTGATTCCGCCCACCGGCACCGATGAGATGATCGGCATGCCGGAGAGCGGTTCGGAAACCATGCGGGTGCCGCTCTAG